The Bacillota bacterium DNA segment CCGGTCTCCATCAGCACCAGGTAGGCCTCCTCCAGGCCCGGCTCCACCGGCAGCGCTCCCTCCGGCGCGGTGGCGTCCGGCTCCAACTGGACCAGCCGGTACCGGGTCCGCTCGCCCAGGTGGACCGTGCTCACCGCCGCCCAACCGTCGGGGAGGAGCCGGCCCGCGGGCCACTCCACCTCCCAGGCCCGCCCCGCCGCCAGGCGCCGCAGCTCTCCGGGTTCGCCCCGCCAGGCGATCCTTCCGTCGCGCAGGACGGCCATCTCGCGGCAGCTCTGGGCGACGTCCTCCACGATGTGCGTGCTCAGGACGACCGTCCTCTCGCCGGAGAG contains these protein-coding regions:
- a CDS encoding ABC transporter ATP-binding protein is translated as IAQALLNDPELLVVDEPTAGLDPEERIRFRNLLAELSGERTVVLSTHIVEDVAQSCREMAVLRDGRIAWRGEPGELRRLAAGRAWEVEWPAGRLLPDGWAAVSTVHLGERTRYRLVQLEPDATAPEGALPVEPGLEEAYLVLMETGRQSGGAAPDRPAAG